In Halobacteriovorax marinus SJ, the following proteins share a genomic window:
- a CDS encoding RDD family protein, giving the protein MDRKYLLKSSIKVARISRMIAKAIDLFIALILSVFFYPVGTILALFYIAIADSLQNGQSVGKKFMGFAVISLEDGKPCSLKQSVIRNLPFLIPLFFAIIPIWGWIFAILLGIPLLILEIYLLHKLDSGHRLGDVMADTSVMANDGSGEQIKKRKDSWFDPDSQMT; this is encoded by the coding sequence ATGGATAGAAAATATTTATTAAAATCTTCGATTAAAGTTGCACGCATATCTCGTATGATAGCTAAGGCGATTGATTTATTTATTGCACTTATTTTATCTGTTTTCTTCTATCCTGTTGGGACAATTTTGGCCCTCTTCTATATTGCAATTGCAGACAGCCTGCAAAATGGTCAGAGTGTTGGAAAGAAGTTTATGGGCTTCGCTGTAATTTCTCTAGAGGACGGTAAGCCTTGCTCTTTAAAACAATCTGTCATTAGAAATCTCCCGTTTCTCATTCCTTTATTTTTTGCAATTATTCCTATTTGGGGATGGATCTTTGCCATTTTACTGGGAATACCTCTCTTGATATTAGAAATTTATTTACTTCATAAATTAGATTCAGGTCACCGCTTGGGAGACGTTATGGCAGACACTTCTGTGATGGCCAACGATGGTTCAGGCGAGCAAATTAAGAAAAGAAAAGATAGTTGGTTTGACCCTGATAGCCAAATGACTTGA
- the polA gene encoding DNA polymerase I, with product MAKNRLIIVDISSFIFRAFYAIRVLHSPEGVPVNAVHGVLSMLLKLLSKYQPSHILLARDTKGGSFRNELFDQYKANRSEPPEELKPQFDLIKQLIDHMELPSSTVEGFEADDLIGSACVQWKSDFDEILIASGDKDLMQFVGDNIKMLDTMKDKTYDREGVFEKMGVYPEQIVDYLSMVGDASDNIPGMKGIGAKGAAKLLAEHGTLEKCIEIKDTLKGKKLTTAFGEYLEDGLLSKSLIEIKTDVDLGLKSTDSKFSFYPADSLFDFLRGLGFKSALVKLEDLKFAHHQSEQDGEFSVNVDGPSIKVGEWSDAELECDTYLGLDVQYTNLDTRSLDIHSLSISKNKNEAFYIKEEQAKPLLEKILTTDTLKVATADYKSLLYYSLRNEIEISAEVFDVVQAQFVANPGEKNTIESLSEKFLGSSIPAFEKKKPLPSENEEDLVQEISTARAHSCFRVSEFLLEELERKELLNVFHDIDNKLTPVLAAMEYEGVHINKAFFSEYEKELQTKLDELQASVDKFSKEPVNLNSPKQVGVLLFEELELPVGKKTKTGYSTDSSVLEDLAAKGLSEVPALILEYREVGKILSTYVKAIPELLNEASGKIHTHFNQNVAATGRLSSNHPNLQNIPIRSELGRRVRKGFIAGPGKILLAADYSQVELRLLAHFSNDKTMIDAFKKGVDIHRRTASEIMGVPVEEVGSNDRSKAKAVNFGLMYGQSSFGLAAALKIPRKEAKEYITNYFERFSSVKGYLDHLKEECEKTGYAITLKGRKRYLADIHSTNRTIKANAERVAINSPIQGTAADIIKLAMINIQKVLDDKKLKSKMILQVHDELIFEVVESELEEMKTILKDGMEKVVSLSVPLDVDMGVGVNWFDLK from the coding sequence ATGGCCAAAAATCGTTTAATTATCGTTGATATTAGTAGTTTTATATTTCGTGCTTTCTATGCAATACGCGTTTTACATTCACCTGAGGGCGTTCCTGTAAATGCTGTTCACGGTGTTTTGTCGATGCTTCTAAAATTACTTTCAAAATATCAGCCATCTCATATTCTCTTGGCCCGAGATACAAAGGGTGGATCTTTTAGAAACGAGCTCTTTGATCAGTACAAGGCGAATAGGTCAGAACCACCTGAAGAGTTAAAACCTCAATTCGATCTTATAAAGCAATTGATAGACCATATGGAACTTCCAAGCTCTACTGTAGAGGGCTTTGAGGCCGATGACTTAATTGGTTCCGCTTGTGTGCAATGGAAGTCTGACTTTGATGAAATTCTCATTGCCTCTGGCGATAAAGATCTTATGCAATTTGTTGGTGATAATATAAAGATGTTAGACACCATGAAAGATAAGACCTACGACCGCGAAGGTGTTTTTGAGAAAATGGGAGTTTATCCAGAGCAAATTGTAGACTACCTCTCTATGGTTGGGGATGCTTCAGATAATATTCCAGGTATGAAGGGAATTGGTGCTAAGGGTGCTGCTAAACTTCTTGCCGAGCATGGAACTTTAGAAAAGTGTATTGAGATTAAAGATACTCTAAAAGGAAAAAAGCTAACGACAGCTTTTGGTGAGTATTTAGAGGATGGACTTCTCTCAAAGAGCCTAATTGAAATCAAAACAGATGTTGACCTTGGATTAAAGTCGACGGACTCTAAATTTAGTTTCTACCCTGCTGACTCTCTCTTTGATTTCTTGAGAGGTCTTGGTTTTAAGTCAGCACTTGTAAAGCTAGAGGATTTGAAATTTGCACATCATCAGTCAGAGCAAGACGGAGAGTTCTCCGTTAATGTCGATGGGCCAAGTATTAAAGTTGGTGAGTGGAGTGATGCTGAGTTAGAGTGTGATACATACTTAGGCCTAGACGTTCAGTATACGAACCTAGATACGCGCAGTCTTGATATTCACTCGCTTTCTATTTCTAAAAATAAGAATGAAGCTTTTTATATTAAAGAAGAGCAGGCAAAGCCTCTCTTAGAAAAGATCTTAACGACAGACACTCTTAAAGTCGCAACAGCAGATTATAAGTCTCTACTTTATTACTCTCTAAGAAATGAGATAGAAATTAGTGCTGAGGTTTTTGATGTCGTTCAAGCGCAATTTGTGGCCAACCCTGGAGAGAAGAACACTATTGAATCTCTTAGCGAAAAGTTTCTTGGAAGCTCTATACCAGCTTTCGAGAAGAAGAAGCCTCTTCCAAGTGAAAATGAAGAAGACCTTGTTCAAGAGATCTCAACAGCGAGGGCACACTCATGTTTTAGAGTGAGTGAGTTCTTACTTGAAGAGTTAGAGAGAAAAGAACTTCTTAATGTCTTTCATGATATTGATAATAAACTTACTCCAGTCCTAGCGGCAATGGAGTATGAAGGTGTTCACATTAATAAAGCATTCTTTAGTGAGTATGAAAAAGAGCTGCAAACGAAGCTAGATGAACTTCAAGCAAGTGTGGATAAATTCTCTAAGGAGCCTGTTAATCTGAATTCACCAAAGCAAGTAGGGGTTCTCTTATTTGAAGAGTTAGAGCTTCCGGTAGGAAAGAAAACAAAGACAGGCTACTCTACAGACTCTTCTGTACTAGAAGATTTAGCTGCAAAGGGATTAAGTGAAGTTCCAGCTCTAATTCTAGAATATAGAGAGGTCGGAAAAATTCTTTCTACCTATGTTAAGGCCATTCCAGAATTATTGAATGAAGCTTCTGGTAAGATTCATACGCACTTCAACCAAAATGTTGCGGCGACAGGTAGACTCTCTTCTAATCATCCTAATCTACAAAATATTCCAATTAGAAGTGAGTTAGGTAGAAGAGTGAGAAAAGGTTTTATTGCAGGTCCAGGAAAGATCCTCTTGGCCGCTGACTACTCTCAAGTAGAGCTTAGACTTTTGGCACACTTTTCAAATGACAAGACAATGATAGACGCTTTTAAGAAGGGTGTTGATATTCATAGAAGAACAGCTTCTGAGATAATGGGCGTACCAGTTGAGGAAGTTGGCTCTAACGATCGCTCTAAGGCCAAGGCCGTAAACTTTGGACTAATGTATGGACAGTCATCATTTGGTCTCGCTGCTGCTTTAAAGATTCCTAGAAAAGAAGCTAAGGAGTATATTACAAATTACTTCGAAAGATTCTCTAGCGTTAAGGGTTACCTTGATCACTTAAAAGAAGAGTGTGAAAAGACTGGCTACGCAATAACGCTAAAAGGAAGAAAGAGATATCTCGCAGATATTCACTCGACCAATAGAACAATTAAGGCCAACGCAGAAAGGGTTGCCATTAATAGCCCAATCCAGGGAACGGCGGCAGATATCATCAAGCTTGCGATGATTAATATTCAGAAAGTTCTAGATGACAAAAAACTTAAATCTAAAATGATTCTACAAGTTCACGATGAGCTAATCTTTGAAGTGGTTGAGAGTGAATTGGAAGAGATGAAAACTATCCTTAAGGATGGAATGGAAAAAGTGGTTTCTCTATCAGTTCCCTTAGATGTCGACATGGGTGTTGGGGTTAATTGGTTTGATCTAAAATAG
- a CDS encoding transglycosylase SLT domain-containing protein — protein MLITNFKKQYLLILILLFSISCKKDGNTQSDIIFGPSAGNDTPYVPSTGEVTDVIEPGVGGQNSCPDVRVDSDGNISLPKISPTGWKGEWSKKVISVLENKKEISDSMLKDPNLINNKSLSKINCQGYKYATENERKQFWVTLIAAMTYAESGYSPKKGYKEANGTISAGLLQIDYYNANAYCSEARSMGRRFTHRDMLNPELNLECGIHILQQQLTARRPRAIRRVGKGNLFVEQSWGDSTNWSVLKLGRNGNTKVLKQFRNHLGQLPFCSRNKPLPRKLSNHNCSDDNELCVNEIMVGEMNSECSDIYDSKIAKAEIVDETEEEIIGAPQLNREQ, from the coding sequence ATGTTAATAACGAATTTCAAAAAGCAGTACTTACTTATTTTGATTCTTCTCTTTTCCATCTCTTGTAAAAAGGATGGTAATACTCAAAGTGATATTATCTTTGGTCCTAGTGCGGGGAATGATACGCCCTACGTGCCAAGTACCGGAGAAGTTACTGACGTTATTGAGCCTGGAGTAGGAGGACAGAATAGCTGTCCCGATGTTCGAGTTGATAGTGATGGAAATATCTCTCTACCAAAAATTTCACCAACAGGTTGGAAGGGAGAGTGGTCAAAGAAAGTTATTAGCGTACTAGAAAATAAGAAAGAAATTTCAGATTCAATGCTAAAAGATCCTAACTTAATTAATAATAAATCTCTTAGTAAAATTAATTGTCAGGGTTACAAGTATGCAACAGAGAATGAACGCAAGCAGTTTTGGGTCACTCTTATAGCTGCTATGACCTATGCTGAAAGTGGCTACTCACCTAAGAAAGGTTACAAAGAAGCAAATGGAACGATCTCTGCGGGTTTACTGCAGATAGATTATTATAATGCAAATGCATACTGTTCTGAGGCGAGGTCTATGGGGAGAAGGTTCACTCATAGAGATATGCTGAATCCAGAGTTGAACCTTGAGTGTGGAATCCATATTCTTCAACAGCAATTAACTGCGAGAAGACCTCGCGCAATTAGAAGAGTTGGAAAGGGGAATTTATTCGTTGAGCAATCGTGGGGAGACAGTACAAATTGGTCTGTTCTTAAACTGGGTAGAAATGGTAACACTAAGGTTTTAAAGCAGTTTAGAAATCATCTTGGGCAATTACCATTTTGCTCTAGAAACAAACCGCTACCAAGGAAATTATCTAACCACAATTGTTCTGATGATAATGAACTTTGTGTGAATGAGATTATGGTCGGTGAGATGAATAGTGAATGCTCAGATATCTACGATTCAAAAATTGCTAAGGCTGAAATTGTAGATGAAACTGAAGAGGAAATCATCGGTGCTCCACAATTAAATAGAGAGCAATAA
- a CDS encoding co-chaperone GroES, which produces MQVRPLQDRVLVKRLEEETKTAGGIIIPDNHTEKPVQGEIVSVGPGYRKEDGSFRELDVKAGDKVLFGKYAGTDVKVEGVDYLIMKEDDILGVLQ; this is translated from the coding sequence ATGCAGGTTAGACCACTTCAAGACAGAGTTCTAGTTAAGAGACTAGAAGAAGAAACAAAGACTGCCGGAGGAATTATTATTCCAGATAACCACACAGAAAAACCAGTTCAAGGTGAAATTGTTTCTGTTGGGCCAGGTTATAGAAAGGAAGACGGATCTTTTAGAGAATTAGATGTTAAGGCCGGAGACAAAGTTCTTTTCGGAAAATATGCTGGAACTGACGTAAAAGTAGAAGGTGTAGATTATTTAATAATGAAAGAAGACGACATCCTAGGTGTGCTTCAATAA
- the groL gene encoding chaperonin GroEL (60 kDa chaperone family; promotes refolding of misfolded polypeptides especially under stressful conditions; forms two stacked rings of heptamers to form a barrel-shaped 14mer; ends can be capped by GroES; misfolded proteins enter the barrel where they are refolded when GroES binds) gives MAKELKYSEDARSLILNGVNTLANAVKVTLGPKGRNVVIQKSFGAPHITKDGVSVAKEIEIENNFENMGAQMVKEVAQKTNEDAGDGTTTATVLAQAIYREGVKLVTAGHNPMDLKRGIDIAVEKVVSKLQEMSKEVKTSEEIAQVGTISANNDTEIGTLISEAMAKVGNNGVITIEESKTAETTLDVVEGMQFDRGYLSPYFVTNPEKMETNFDSPMILITDKKIANMKELVPVLEKVVQASKPLLIIAEDVEGEALTTLVVNKLRGTLNVCAVKAPGFGDRRKEMLKDIAILTGGTVISEELGMSLESTELEHLGSAKKVTIDKENSTIVDGAGDKDAVDARVATIQKQVEESSSDYDKEKLQERLAKLSGGVAVINVGAPTETEMKEKKDRVEDALNATRAAVEEGIVVGGGSALVHASTVLDGLEGANAEETFGIKIVKRAAEEPLRQISANAGLEGSVVVNDVKRKGDVTYGFNARLGKYEDLVAAGIIDPTKVTRSALQNAASVSGLMLTTETMIADLPKEDAAPAGMPGGMGGMGGMPGMM, from the coding sequence ATGGCAAAAGAATTAAAATATAGCGAAGACGCAAGATCACTTATCCTTAACGGAGTTAATACTTTAGCAAACGCAGTTAAAGTAACTCTTGGACCTAAAGGAAGAAATGTAGTTATCCAAAAATCATTTGGTGCTCCACACATTACTAAAGATGGTGTTTCTGTAGCTAAAGAAATTGAAATTGAAAATAACTTTGAAAATATGGGCGCACAGATGGTTAAAGAAGTCGCTCAAAAGACTAATGAAGATGCAGGTGATGGAACGACGACAGCAACAGTTCTAGCTCAAGCGATCTATAGAGAAGGTGTAAAGCTTGTTACTGCTGGTCACAACCCAATGGATCTTAAGAGAGGAATTGATATTGCTGTTGAGAAAGTAGTTTCTAAACTTCAGGAAATGTCTAAAGAAGTTAAGACTTCTGAAGAGATTGCTCAGGTAGGAACAATTTCTGCAAACAATGACACTGAAATTGGAACACTTATCTCTGAAGCAATGGCGAAAGTTGGTAATAACGGTGTTATCACAATTGAAGAGTCTAAGACTGCTGAGACAACTCTTGATGTTGTTGAAGGTATGCAATTTGATAGAGGATACCTTTCTCCATACTTCGTAACTAATCCAGAAAAAATGGAAACTAACTTTGATTCACCAATGATTCTTATTACTGATAAGAAAATTGCAAACATGAAAGAATTAGTTCCTGTTCTTGAAAAAGTTGTACAAGCTTCTAAGCCACTTTTAATTATTGCTGAAGATGTTGAAGGTGAAGCCCTTACAACTCTAGTTGTTAATAAGTTAAGAGGAACTTTAAATGTTTGTGCGGTTAAAGCGCCAGGATTTGGAGATAGAAGAAAAGAAATGCTTAAAGATATTGCAATCCTAACTGGTGGTACTGTTATCTCTGAAGAGCTAGGTATGTCTCTTGAGTCTACAGAGCTTGAGCACTTAGGTTCTGCTAAGAAAGTTACTATTGATAAAGAAAACTCTACAATTGTTGACGGTGCAGGAGATAAAGATGCAGTTGATGCAAGAGTTGCAACGATTCAAAAGCAAGTAGAAGAGTCATCTTCTGACTATGACAAAGAAAAACTTCAAGAAAGATTAGCTAAGCTTTCTGGTGGTGTTGCTGTAATTAACGTTGGCGCTCCAACTGAAACAGAAATGAAAGAAAAGAAAGATAGAGTAGAAGATGCTCTTAACGCTACTAGAGCAGCAGTTGAAGAAGGAATTGTTGTTGGTGGTGGTTCAGCTCTAGTTCACGCTTCTACAGTTCTTGATGGACTTGAAGGTGCAAATGCTGAAGAAACTTTTGGTATTAAAATTGTTAAGAGAGCTGCAGAAGAGCCACTAAGACAAATCTCAGCAAACGCTGGGCTTGAAGGTTCTGTAGTTGTTAATGATGTAAAGAGAAAGGGTGATGTAACTTACGGTTTCAATGCGAGACTTGGTAAGTATGAAGATCTAGTTGCTGCAGGGATTATCGATCCTACAAAAGTAACAAGATCAGCTCTTCAAAATGCTGCATCTGTTTCAGGATTAATGCTTACGACTGAAACAATGATCGCAGATCTTCCTAAGGAAGACGCCGCTCCTGCCGGAATGCCTGGTGGAATGGGTGGTATGGGCGGAATGCCTGGCATGATGTAG
- a CDS encoding chloride channel protein, with the protein MKSFIKVRYILLGKFLKDSISEDRTYFALTLIVGFISAMVVIALHHGVLYLREVFKTSGSFTWESFLYGGVAIFVSGWLTTRKLPWTAGSGIPNVRIALAVFHGKISLKDTVGKFFTSLLSLGSGVSLGLEGPAVATCSGLGSFLGNYFSLSKKRVQALVAVGSASGVAAAFHTPISAVVFTLEEVVGDLNAKILGSIIISSVIAVVTSQMLTNTTEIFQEVHYRLVDHRELIFYLVIGLTASVIGPIWMNTVLKFREFNQKYMNNHKLSFIMIAFCCVGLLSQIHPGVIGSGSGTLEGTLLSLILDPKILITLFLLKFISTSICYSSGMSGGLFMPTLFMGATMGSFIGVTCSYFFPEITTMSGAYALVGMGAFFATVIRAPFTSILMVFELTRDYNIMLPLMIANITAYVISAKIENKSIYEKISEQDGIHLPSHEDNEILESLNVEDAMERNVISLNSSLTLIEAYKGVRKESISGYPILKNGRLIGMIAKSDMSAAIGRKEFQKKLEHLCEKKVIKIYPDQSLMVAFHRLKRFQISRLPVVSRLDDKRVVGVITAQDIVKKFGYELNETSKEMEDLLEDTEIT; encoded by the coding sequence ATGAAGTCGTTTATAAAAGTAAGATACATTCTCCTTGGGAAATTTCTAAAAGATTCTATAAGTGAAGATAGAACTTACTTTGCACTCACATTAATTGTTGGGTTTATTTCTGCGATGGTGGTTATAGCACTTCACCATGGGGTGCTATACCTGAGAGAAGTATTTAAGACATCGGGCTCATTTACTTGGGAGAGTTTTCTCTACGGTGGTGTGGCCATTTTTGTTTCAGGTTGGCTTACCACACGCAAGTTACCTTGGACGGCTGGCTCAGGTATTCCAAATGTTCGAATTGCTCTTGCCGTATTTCATGGGAAAATCTCTCTTAAGGATACTGTCGGAAAGTTCTTTACCTCTCTTCTATCATTAGGATCTGGAGTCTCTCTTGGTTTAGAAGGCCCTGCGGTTGCGACCTGCTCGGGACTCGGTTCATTTCTAGGTAATTACTTTTCGCTCTCTAAGAAGAGAGTTCAGGCCTTAGTTGCAGTGGGAAGTGCCAGTGGAGTTGCTGCTGCTTTTCATACACCAATCTCCGCCGTTGTCTTTACTCTTGAAGAAGTTGTGGGTGACTTAAATGCTAAAATATTGGGATCCATTATTATCTCAAGTGTTATTGCCGTTGTAACTTCTCAGATGCTCACTAATACCACGGAAATCTTTCAAGAAGTACATTACAGATTAGTTGATCATAGAGAGCTTATCTTCTATCTCGTGATAGGTCTTACGGCATCAGTCATTGGGCCAATCTGGATGAATACTGTTTTAAAGTTTCGTGAATTCAATCAAAAATATATGAACAATCATAAGCTTAGCTTTATAATGATTGCTTTTTGTTGCGTAGGTCTTTTAAGCCAAATTCATCCAGGTGTAATTGGGAGTGGAAGTGGAACTTTAGAGGGAACCCTTCTTTCATTAATTCTTGATCCAAAGATTCTCATTACGCTCTTTCTATTAAAATTTATTTCAACATCTATTTGTTATTCGAGTGGAATGAGTGGTGGTCTATTTATGCCAACTCTTTTTATGGGGGCGACAATGGGAAGTTTTATTGGAGTGACGTGCTCTTATTTCTTCCCTGAGATCACAACCATGAGCGGTGCCTATGCTCTTGTTGGAATGGGAGCCTTCTTTGCTACTGTGATTAGAGCGCCCTTTACTTCAATACTAATGGTCTTTGAGCTCACTCGTGATTACAATATTATGCTTCCTTTAATGATTGCCAATATCACTGCTTATGTTATTTCTGCGAAAATAGAGAATAAATCTATTTATGAGAAAATTTCTGAACAAGACGGAATCCATCTGCCGAGTCATGAAGATAATGAAATCCTCGAGTCTCTTAATGTTGAAGATGCGATGGAGAGAAATGTCATTAGTTTAAATTCTTCTCTCACATTAATTGAAGCATATAAGGGTGTGAGAAAGGAGAGTATCTCCGGTTATCCTATTCTTAAAAATGGTAGATTGATTGGAATGATTGCTAAGTCTGATATGAGTGCTGCTATTGGACGAAAGGAATTTCAAAAGAAGCTAGAACATCTTTGTGAGAAGAAAGTTATTAAAATATACCCTGATCAATCCCTTATGGTGGCCTTTCATAGGTTGAAGAGATTTCAAATATCAAGACTACCCGTTGTAAGTAGACTAGATGATAAGAGAGTCGTCGGAGTTATTACTGCACAAGATATCGTTAAGAAGTTTGGCTATGAGTTAAATGAAACTTCTAAAGAGATGGAAGATCTATTAGAAGACACTGAAATTACATAG
- a CDS encoding DUF481 domain-containing protein, translating into MKFVFIMLFSAISMSSFAQFKSEDSASVNITGGNTDLKTYTFKSDNSYTVEKSVYRAHGSYHYGESDSVRSAENWDFGLRYDYNFLPTTGMYVGELIEADRFAGYDRRYNTDLGLTHIFYKSDSATFLAEAGLRYAIEKPLDNSEDKKDFKGRIYTEITEKLQDNLKGKFWIEYLPNFSESKDYLVNLEPSLIITLTKTFSMKTAYLWKYDNEPPTGKSKYDHNYTLSLLANF; encoded by the coding sequence ATGAAATTTGTTTTCATAATGCTGTTTTCAGCAATTTCAATGTCATCTTTTGCTCAATTTAAAAGTGAAGACTCGGCGTCAGTGAATATAACTGGTGGAAATACAGATCTAAAAACTTATACATTTAAATCGGATAACTCATATACAGTTGAGAAATCAGTCTATAGAGCACATGGTAGTTATCACTATGGTGAATCTGATAGCGTAAGAAGTGCTGAGAATTGGGACTTTGGTCTTCGTTATGATTATAACTTTCTTCCTACTACAGGTATGTATGTTGGAGAGCTGATTGAAGCGGATAGATTTGCAGGATACGATAGAAGATATAATACTGACTTGGGTTTAACTCACATCTTCTATAAGTCTGACTCTGCTACATTCTTAGCTGAAGCAGGTTTAAGATATGCAATTGAAAAGCCTCTCGATAACTCTGAAGATAAGAAAGATTTTAAAGGAAGAATTTACACAGAAATTACAGAGAAACTTCAAGACAATCTAAAAGGAAAGTTTTGGATTGAATATCTTCCAAACTTCTCAGAGAGCAAAGACTACTTAGTTAATCTTGAGCCTTCTCTTATTATTACTCTTACAAAGACTTTCTCAATGAAGACAGCTTATCTTTGGAAGTATGATAATGAACCTCCTACTGGTAAGAGTAAGTACGATCATAATTATACTCTGTCACTACTTGCAAACTTTTAG
- a CDS encoding mechanosensitive ion channel family protein, whose protein sequence is MNTSMDNLQKILMDKAIAVAPKLALALVTLVIGLYIANFVTKLFTKALGKKKVDTAVSHFLSAIIGVCLKVAVCLSVLGILGVQTTSFIAVLGSVGLAFGLALQGSLSNLAGGVLLILLKPFKAGHVIEAQGVIGKVESISMVYTKLRTPDNRILTIPNGPLANGVINNITSQSTRRVDFIFGVGYGDDLKKAKEVIFKTITSDSRVMSEPEPFIAVSALADSSVNFVVRVWTKSDDYWGVNFDGIENVKLALDENGISIPFPQRDVHVIKDL, encoded by the coding sequence ATGAATACATCTATGGATAACTTACAAAAAATTTTAATGGATAAGGCTATCGCAGTAGCTCCGAAATTAGCTCTCGCACTAGTTACGCTTGTTATTGGTCTTTATATCGCAAACTTCGTCACTAAGTTATTTACTAAGGCCTTAGGAAAAAAGAAGGTAGATACAGCAGTTTCTCATTTTCTATCAGCAATAATTGGAGTCTGCTTAAAGGTTGCAGTATGCCTCTCTGTTCTTGGAATCTTGGGAGTTCAAACAACTTCTTTTATCGCTGTTCTAGGTTCTGTTGGTCTTGCTTTTGGTCTAGCACTGCAAGGAAGTTTATCAAACCTTGCTGGTGGAGTTCTTTTAATTCTTTTAAAGCCATTTAAAGCAGGTCATGTTATCGAAGCTCAAGGTGTGATCGGGAAAGTTGAGTCTATCTCAATGGTTTACACTAAGCTTAGAACTCCAGATAATAGAATTTTAACAATTCCAAATGGTCCTCTAGCCAATGGAGTGATTAATAATATTACTTCTCAGTCTACTCGAAGAGTTGATTTTATTTTTGGTGTTGGATACGGAGATGATCTTAAGAAAGCAAAGGAAGTTATTTTTAAAACAATTACTTCTGACTCAAGAGTTATGTCTGAGCCTGAGCCATTTATCGCTGTATCAGCACTTGCAGACAGTAGCGTAAACTTTGTTGTAAGAGTTTGGACAAAGAGTGATGATTACTGGGGTGTAAACTTTGATGGAATCGAAAATGTTAAATTAGCATTAGATGAAAACGGAATCAGTATTCCATTCCCTCAAAGAGATGTTCACGTCATCAAAGACTTATAA
- a CDS encoding ImmA/IrrE family metallo-endopeptidase yields the protein MKKFLILTCLLSSILTWSADRSRWEILPTDPTTSTINEDLFYSIINRVESLYRLEFAQKGIAVLFNADWDTSYFSAWAHNDNPPLFSLNFWGGMARIPGVNEYGWAFVVCHEVGHLLGGEPMNSLPHFAWGSAEGQADYFASAHCLKRYFEAFPYLGDEVHLGPGVIDKCNNDEHCLNSAKAAESFSKIITYLYRDTPALSLETPSTSVVEESVLASYPEAQCRLDTILEGSLCQNDFSSMEEWACLSGIGSRPSCWFKK from the coding sequence ATGAAGAAATTTCTTATACTTACATGTCTTTTAAGCTCTATTCTAACTTGGAGCGCTGACCGATCAAGATGGGAAATCCTACCTACGGACCCTACGACGTCCACTATTAACGAAGATTTATTTTACTCGATTATTAACAGAGTAGAGTCGCTATACAGATTAGAGTTTGCTCAAAAAGGAATCGCTGTCCTATTTAATGCGGACTGGGATACGAGCTACTTTAGTGCCTGGGCCCACAATGATAACCCTCCACTCTTCTCGTTAAACTTCTGGGGAGGAATGGCCAGAATCCCTGGAGTGAATGAGTATGGCTGGGCCTTTGTTGTCTGTCATGAAGTAGGTCACCTTCTCGGAGGAGAACCTATGAACTCTCTACCTCACTTCGCATGGGGAAGTGCTGAGGGTCAAGCCGACTACTTTGCAAGTGCACATTGTCTCAAGCGTTACTTTGAGGCCTTTCCTTATCTAGGTGATGAAGTCCACCTAGGCCCTGGGGTTATCGATAAATGCAATAATGATGAGCACTGTTTAAATAGTGCGAAAGCAGCAGAAAGTTTTTCAAAGATCATCACATATCTCTACAGAGACACTCCTGCGCTAAGCCTCGAAACACCGAGTACCTCAGTGGTTGAAGAAAGTGTTCTAGCGAGCTATCCAGAAGCACAATGTAGACTTGATACAATACTTGAAGGCTCTCTATGTCAGAATGATTTTTCCTCTATGGAAGAGTGGGCATGTTTAAGTGGAATAGGAAGTAGACCAAGTTGTTGGTTTAAAAAATAA